A window of Flavobacterium flavigenum contains these coding sequences:
- a CDS encoding DUF5686 and carboxypeptidase regulatory-like domain-containing protein, giving the protein MKNYTLFAFLFFSIYNFAQIKGTITDDKGNPLPFVSVFEENTYFGTTSNEQGNYQLNVKEPGKNKIIFQYLGFKTQKLSVASDSKTVILDVKMAEESFTLNEVIIDPKNNPANAIIRSAIASKKENSEKISRYTADFYSKGMFKVKDLPKKILGQKVDLGEDMASNLDSTGTGILYLSETLSKVTFEKPDKLKEKIIASKVSGNNRGYSYNTAALSTYDFYDNTLDFSVKLISPIADNAFSYYKYKLEGTFLDDNNHQINKIKVIPKRDKEPVFEGYIYIVDDSFAIYAIDLDIKGYRMKNEFTEVMSLKQSFSYNVAHKIWAKNAQTLSFNAGFFGTKFSGKFNYVYSNYEFPDTFQKKTFGNEIVAFEANANKKDDAFWNEIRPIPLTIEERSDYIKKDSLLTIRKSRKYTDSIDAKNNKFKIWDILAGYDYKNTFKKYSFNYKGLLNIASLSFNTVQGFNFDSGFSFRKWNEEEGKSTSISTTFNYGFSDERFRVTGEFSHRFNAINYATIWGSGGVKTMQFNNSQPITKLINSISSLFFKDNYMKLYNLEFAQINYGEDIANGVNLTGQIGYEQRKPLFNTTDYSFFKKDDFYSSNNPLAPNDYTTPAFETHHLFKTLITTRINFGNKYISRPDGRYNFKNDKYPTVYLAFEKAFAASEKKYEFERIGASVQYDLALGNKGILGTNFRAGKFFNAENISFIDYRHFNGNQTHIGTTDRYLNVFNLMPYYSNSTNDRYFEMHLEHNDMGFVTNKIPLISLLKSTMNIGFHSLAIPDRKPYSEFTIGLDNLGFGKFKLFRIDYIHSYQGGVQQNGVAFGLKILNVLN; this is encoded by the coding sequence ATGAAAAATTATACTTTATTTGCCTTCTTATTTTTTTCGATTTACAATTTCGCCCAAATCAAAGGAACGATTACTGATGACAAAGGGAATCCACTCCCCTTTGTTTCTGTTTTTGAAGAGAATACGTATTTTGGAACGACATCAAACGAGCAGGGAAACTATCAATTGAATGTAAAAGAACCCGGAAAAAACAAAATCATTTTTCAGTATCTGGGTTTCAAAACCCAAAAGCTTTCTGTGGCTTCAGATTCAAAAACTGTAATTCTGGATGTAAAAATGGCTGAAGAAAGCTTTACTTTGAATGAAGTCATTATTGATCCAAAAAACAATCCTGCAAACGCAATTATTAGAAGTGCTATTGCAAGCAAAAAGGAAAACTCAGAAAAAATTTCGAGATATACAGCCGACTTTTATTCGAAAGGAATGTTTAAAGTAAAAGATCTTCCTAAAAAAATCCTGGGACAGAAAGTCGATCTTGGCGAAGACATGGCATCTAATTTAGATTCAACAGGAACAGGCATTTTATATCTTTCTGAAACCCTTTCTAAAGTTACTTTTGAAAAACCGGATAAGCTAAAAGAAAAAATAATTGCTTCCAAAGTTTCCGGAAACAACAGAGGGTACAGCTACAATACCGCAGCCTTATCAACTTATGATTTTTATGACAATACATTAGATTTTAGTGTAAAACTCATCTCGCCAATTGCAGACAATGCTTTCAGTTATTACAAATATAAACTCGAAGGCACTTTTTTGGATGATAACAACCACCAGATTAACAAAATCAAAGTAATTCCTAAACGTGATAAAGAACCTGTTTTTGAAGGTTACATTTATATAGTTGATGATAGTTTTGCCATTTATGCAATAGACCTGGACATCAAAGGCTATAGAATGAAAAATGAATTTACCGAAGTAATGAGTTTAAAACAAAGCTTCAGTTATAATGTCGCGCATAAAATCTGGGCAAAAAATGCACAGACACTTTCCTTTAACGCCGGTTTTTTTGGAACCAAATTCTCTGGAAAATTTAATTACGTTTATTCTAATTATGAGTTTCCGGATACTTTTCAAAAGAAAACTTTCGGAAATGAAATTGTAGCTTTTGAAGCCAATGCCAACAAAAAGGATGACGCATTTTGGAATGAAATACGTCCAATTCCTTTGACTATAGAAGAGCGTAGTGATTATATCAAAAAAGATAGTTTACTTACAATTCGTAAATCCAGAAAATACACTGATTCTATTGATGCCAAAAACAACAAATTCAAAATTTGGGATATTTTAGCGGGTTATGATTACAAAAACACATTCAAAAAATATTCGTTTAATTATAAAGGTCTGCTGAATATCGCGTCTTTAAGCTTCAATACTGTTCAGGGATTTAATTTTGACTCTGGTTTTTCTTTCAGAAAATGGAACGAAGAAGAAGGAAAAAGCACCTCGATAAGCACAACTTTTAATTACGGTTTTTCAGATGAGCGTTTTCGGGTTACAGGAGAATTCAGCCATCGTTTCAACGCTATCAATTATGCCACAATTTGGGGCTCGGGAGGTGTAAAAACAATGCAGTTTAATAATTCTCAACCCATCACTAAACTTATCAATTCCATAAGTTCTTTATTCTTTAAAGATAATTATATGAAATTGTACAATTTAGAATTTGCACAAATCAATTATGGCGAGGATATTGCGAACGGAGTTAATCTGACCGGGCAAATTGGCTACGAACAGCGAAAGCCATTGTTCAACACTACTGATTATTCTTTTTTCAAAAAAGATGATTTTTACAGCTCCAATAATCCTTTAGCACCAAATGATTACACAACTCCTGCTTTTGAGACCCATCATTTATTTAAAACACTTATCACAACCAGAATTAATTTCGGAAATAAATACATTTCAAGACCAGACGGAAGATATAATTTCAAAAATGACAAATACCCAACAGTTTATTTAGCATTTGAAAAAGCCTTTGCTGCGAGCGAAAAAAAATATGAATTTGAAAGAATCGGCGCCTCTGTTCAATATGATTTAGCATTAGGAAACAAAGGAATTCTGGGAACAAATTTCAGGGCCGGAAAATTCTTCAACGCTGAAAATATTTCTTTTATAGATTACAGACATTTTAACGGAAACCAGACTCATATTGGCACAACAGACCGCTATTTAAATGTTTTCAATCTGATGCCTTACTATTCAAACAGTACAAACGACCGTTATTTTGAAATGCATCTGGAACACAATGACATGGGATTTGTGACCAATAAAATTCCTCTGATCAGTCTTTTAAAATCAACAATGAATATCGGATTTCACTCTTTGGCAATTCCGGATAGAAAGCCGTATTCTGAGTTTACCATTGGTTTAGACAATCTGGGATTTGGAAAATTTAAATTATTCAGGATTGATTACATTCATTCTTATCAGGGCGGTGTTCAGCAAAATGGCGTTGCATTTGGGTTGAAAATTTTGAATGTGTTGAATTAA
- a CDS encoding cation diffusion facilitator family transporter, producing the protein MTNEQKAIKATYFSIAGNTCLALIKGFAGFFGNSYALIADAIESTTDIFSSFLVLFGIKYSNKPADENHPYGHGRAEPLITFLVVGFLITSATIIGYESIANIQTSHDLPKSWTLYVLGAIIIWKEYSFRLVMKRSKQTNSSALAADAWHHRSDAITSVAAFIGISLALFMGKGYESADDWAALFAASFILYNSYKIFRPALGEIMDEHLNDDLVEMIRVTALTVKGILGTEKCFIRKAGMKYHVDLHAIVSAKISVKEGHDLAHKLKDTLREQIPELGHVLIHVEPDDYN; encoded by the coding sequence ATGACAAACGAACAAAAAGCTATAAAAGCTACATACTTTAGTATAGCCGGAAACACCTGCTTGGCCCTCATAAAAGGCTTCGCAGGTTTTTTTGGTAATTCTTATGCCCTGATTGCAGATGCGATCGAATCAACTACGGATATATTTTCGTCTTTTCTAGTTTTATTCGGTATCAAATATTCGAATAAACCGGCTGATGAAAATCATCCTTATGGTCATGGCAGGGCAGAACCGCTGATCACGTTTTTAGTTGTTGGGTTTTTAATTACATCAGCAACAATTATTGGTTATGAAAGTATAGCCAATATCCAGACTTCGCATGATTTGCCTAAATCCTGGACATTGTATGTTTTGGGTGCGATTATTATCTGGAAAGAATACTCTTTTAGGTTAGTAATGAAACGCAGTAAACAAACTAATAGTAGTGCTTTAGCAGCCGATGCATGGCATCATCGAAGTGATGCGATAACATCTGTTGCAGCATTTATAGGGATTTCACTTGCTTTGTTTATGGGAAAAGGATATGAGTCTGCAGATGACTGGGCTGCGCTTTTTGCAGCCAGTTTTATTCTTTACAACAGCTATAAAATTTTCAGACCTGCACTTGGTGAAATTATGGATGAGCATTTAAACGATGATTTAGTAGAAATGATTCGAGTTACGGCTCTAACAGTCAAAGGGATTTTAGGCACCGAAAAATGTTTTATCCGTAAAGCCGGGATGAAATATCACGTTGATTTGCATGCTATAGTTTCGGCAAAAATTTCAGTAAAAGAGGGGCATGATCTGGCACATAAATTAAAAGATACCTTAAGGGAACAAATCCCTGAATTAGGACATGTTTTGATTCATGTAGAACCAGATGATTATAATTAA
- the murA gene encoding UDP-N-acetylglucosamine 1-carboxyvinyltransferase, whose product MGIFKIEGGTPLKGEITPQGAKNEALQILCAVLLTGEKVKINNIPDIIDINKLITLLGNLGVKIQRNEPGSITFQADEVNVGYLETEAFKKEGGALRGSIMIVGPLLARFGKGYIPKPGGDKIGRRRLDTHFEGFINLGAKFRYNREDHFYGVETPEEGLQGTDMLLDEASVTGTANIVMAAVLAKGKTTVYNAACEPYLQQLCKMLNSMGAKITGLGSNLLTIEGVESLGGCEHRILPDMIEIGSWIGLAAMTKSEITIKNVSWENLGLIPNTFRKLGITIEKRNDDIYIPAHKDGYEVKTDIDGSILTIADAPWPGFTPDLLSIVLVVATQAKGDVLIHQKMFESRLFFVDKLIDMGAKIMLCDPHRAVVMGHNFESQLKATTMSSPDIRAGISLLIAALSAKGTSTIQNIEQIDRGYERIDERLRAIGAKIVRA is encoded by the coding sequence ATGGGAATTTTTAAAATCGAAGGAGGAACTCCTCTAAAAGGAGAAATCACTCCGCAAGGAGCAAAAAATGAGGCATTACAAATTTTATGTGCTGTGCTTTTAACAGGAGAGAAGGTAAAAATTAATAACATTCCTGATATTATAGACATCAATAAATTAATTACTTTGCTGGGTAATTTAGGGGTGAAAATCCAACGTAATGAGCCAGGTTCGATAACATTTCAGGCAGATGAGGTTAATGTTGGGTATTTAGAAACAGAAGCTTTTAAAAAAGAGGGTGGAGCACTTCGTGGTTCTATTATGATTGTAGGTCCGCTTTTGGCCCGTTTTGGAAAAGGATATATTCCAAAACCTGGAGGTGATAAAATTGGCCGTCGCAGATTAGATACACATTTTGAAGGTTTTATTAACCTTGGAGCAAAATTCAGATATAACAGGGAAGACCACTTTTACGGAGTAGAAACTCCGGAAGAAGGGCTTCAGGGTACAGATATGCTTTTAGACGAAGCGTCTGTAACGGGTACAGCAAACATCGTAATGGCTGCTGTTCTGGCTAAAGGAAAAACAACTGTTTATAATGCTGCCTGCGAGCCTTACTTACAACAATTATGTAAAATGTTGAATTCGATGGGAGCTAAAATCACCGGATTGGGTTCAAACTTATTGACCATCGAAGGTGTTGAAAGCCTTGGAGGATGCGAACACAGAATTCTTCCTGATATGATTGAAATCGGTTCCTGGATTGGTCTTGCCGCTATGACAAAAAGTGAAATCACTATCAAAAATGTAAGCTGGGAAAATTTAGGTTTGATTCCGAATACTTTCAGAAAACTGGGTATTACCATTGAAAAACGTAATGACGATATTTATATTCCTGCTCACAAAGACGGATATGAAGTAAAAACAGATATCGACGGTTCTATCTTAACTATTGCGGATGCGCCATGGCCAGGATTTACGCCTGACTTATTAAGTATCGTTTTAGTTGTGGCAACACAGGCAAAAGGAGATGTTTTAATTCATCAGAAAATGTTTGAAAGCCGTTTATTCTTCGTGGATAAACTAATTGATATGGGAGCAAAAATTATGTTATGTGATCCGCACAGAGCTGTGGTTATGGGACATAATTTCGAATCTCAGCTGAAAGCAACGACAATGTCTTCTCCTGATATTCGTGCAGGAATCTCATTGTTGATTGCGGCCCTTTCTGCAAAAGGAACCAGTACAATTCAAAATATTGAACAAATCGATCGCGGATACGAGCGCATCGATGAGCGTTTAAGAGCAATTGGAGCAAAAATTGTGAGAGCATAA
- a CDS encoding DUF4290 domain-containing protein, producing the protein MVEKYKKENANDVVFNLEYNSERQRLLIPEYGRHLQKLIDQATMIEDDETRNKAAKYIIQVMGSLNPHLRDVPDFQHKLWDQLFIMSDFKLNVESPYPIPSRDVLQLKPDVLQYPQNFPKYRFYGNNIKYMIDVANKWEEGEMKNALVMVIANHMKKSFLSWNKDTVKDDVIFEHLYELSGGKINLLQSTEELLNTTDLMRTNKRMSNKISQPGQPKIQNNKNNKGGKKPFQKNNNQK; encoded by the coding sequence ATGGTCGAAAAATATAAAAAAGAAAACGCAAACGACGTTGTTTTTAATTTAGAATACAATTCTGAAAGACAACGTTTACTTATTCCCGAATATGGTCGTCATTTGCAAAAACTGATTGATCAGGCGACTATGATTGAAGATGATGAAACGCGTAACAAAGCGGCAAAATACATCATTCAGGTAATGGGAAGCCTGAATCCTCATTTGCGTGATGTGCCGGATTTTCAACATAAATTATGGGATCAGCTTTTTATTATGTCTGATTTTAAATTAAATGTTGAGTCACCGTATCCAATTCCTTCACGTGATGTGTTACAGTTAAAACCTGATGTTTTGCAATATCCGCAAAACTTCCCTAAGTACAGGTTTTACGGCAATAACATTAAGTACATGATTGATGTTGCTAATAAGTGGGAGGAGGGCGAAATGAAAAATGCTTTGGTGATGGTGATTGCCAATCACATGAAAAAATCTTTCTTAAGCTGGAACAAAGACACAGTAAAAGACGATGTGATCTTTGAACATTTATATGAACTTTCCGGTGGAAAAATCAATTTATTGCAAAGTACAGAGGAGCTTTTAAATACAACTGATTTGATGCGTACCAACAAACGTATGTCGAATAAAATTTCTCAGCCCGGACAGCCAAAAATTCAAAATAATAAAAACAATAAAGGCGGTAAAAAACCTTTTCAGAAAAATAACAATCAGAAATAA
- a CDS encoding DUF493 family protein: MENDKEKNTAEFYERLKVELDNSNTWPAEYLYKFIVPSVADNVERVEKAFDRMGAVIKTTKSKTGKFTSVSIDVTMDSADEVIGKYKEVSTIEGIVSL; this comes from the coding sequence ATGGAGAACGATAAAGAAAAAAACACCGCCGAATTTTACGAAAGATTAAAGGTTGAGCTGGATAATTCAAACACCTGGCCTGCAGAATATTTATATAAATTTATAGTCCCTTCTGTAGCCGATAATGTGGAGCGCGTTGAAAAAGCTTTTGACAGAATGGGTGCGGTTATCAAAACAACAAAATCTAAAACAGGTAAATTTACCAGTGTTTCTATAGATGTAACGATGGATAGTGCTGATGAAGTAATTGGCAAATACAAAGAAGTTTCTACGATAGAAGGTATAGTTTCATTATAA
- a CDS encoding ATP-binding protein, translating to MQKEIIVLLGGPGTGKSTLINELVARGYCCYPEISRQVTLEAQQRGIDQLFLEQPLLFSEMLLEGRIEQFKNALQEPDNVVFIDRGIPDVVAYMDYIGDVYPEHFTKACEDFKYSKTFILPPWEEIYESDTERYENFEQALKIQKHLIETYKRYGYDLIEVPKDTVENRILYILDKI from the coding sequence GTGCAAAAAGAAATCATAGTTCTCCTTGGCGGTCCTGGCACAGGAAAATCTACGCTAATAAACGAATTAGTCGCTCGTGGCTATTGCTGTTACCCTGAAATTTCCAGACAAGTTACTCTCGAAGCGCAACAGCGCGGCATTGACCAATTATTTCTGGAACAGCCTTTATTGTTTAGCGAAATGCTGCTTGAAGGTCGTATTGAACAATTCAAAAATGCGTTGCAAGAACCTGACAATGTAGTTTTTATAGACCGCGGAATCCCTGACGTTGTTGCTTATATGGACTATATTGGTGATGTCTATCCCGAACATTTCACTAAAGCCTGCGAGGATTTCAAATACTCCAAAACATTTATTTTACCGCCCTGGGAAGAAATTTACGAAAGCGACACAGAACGTTACGAGAATTTCGAACAGGCACTGAAAATACAAAAACATCTTATTGAGACTTACAAAAGGTATGGTTATGATTTAATTGAAGTCCCGAAAGACACAGTTGAAAACAGAATTCTTTATATATTAGACAAAATTTAG
- a CDS encoding RecQ family ATP-dependent DNA helicase, whose translation MQEAQDILLKYWKHTSFRPLQKEIIDSVLEGHDTFALLPTGGGKSICFQVPAMMQPGICLVVSPLIALMKDQVANLQKRDIKAIALTGGIHAEEIIDLLDNCQYGNYKFLYLSPERLQSDWILERIKNLPINLIAIDEAHCVSQWGHDFRPAYLKISELKKHFPKIPFLALTATATPRIIEDIKTELGLKEPNFFQQSFERKNIAYMVFEIEDKLYRVEQILKKNPQPSIIYVRNRKSCLNISTQLQSLGFRATYYHGGLSAKEKDKNMQLWMSEQAQVIVATNAFGMGIDKDNVKTVIHTQLPENLENYYQESGRAGRNGEKAFSILLYNNSDANQTEQQFLSVLPDKKFLKTMFIKLCNYFQIAYGEGLDDSFSFKLNHFCDKYDFPTLKTYNSLQFLNQQGIITLSQEFSEKITMQFLIESKEVIRYMSLNPNDEEIILAILRTYPGIYEMKTPFNLSLIAKKSHHTEEEVLAVLEKLKEKEIIEYKSKNNDATILFNEVREDDLTINRVSKYLEKQNQLKKEQLLSVLHYIKENKTCKNRLVLDYFGEETMENCGVCSYCITQKGKITEADSIADKILHLLKTTALTSREIQNKIKLDTKDVLSAIQQLLENNHIVILTNNKYTLKT comes from the coding sequence ATGCAGGAAGCACAGGATATTCTTTTAAAATACTGGAAACATACCAGTTTCCGACCGCTGCAAAAAGAAATTATTGATTCGGTTTTAGAAGGCCACGATACTTTTGCACTGCTTCCCACAGGTGGAGGAAAATCGATTTGTTTTCAGGTTCCCGCAATGATGCAGCCAGGTATCTGCCTTGTTGTTTCACCTTTGATTGCACTAATGAAAGATCAGGTAGCGAATTTACAAAAGCGGGATATTAAAGCGATAGCACTTACAGGCGGAATTCATGCTGAAGAAATTATCGATCTTCTTGACAACTGCCAATATGGAAATTATAAATTTTTATACCTCTCTCCTGAGCGTTTGCAGTCTGACTGGATTTTGGAACGCATTAAAAACCTTCCGATAAATTTAATTGCAATTGATGAAGCACATTGTGTTTCGCAGTGGGGACATGATTTTCGTCCTGCTTACCTGAAAATTTCAGAGCTTAAAAAACACTTTCCCAAAATTCCCTTTCTTGCTTTAACTGCTACAGCAACCCCAAGGATCATTGAAGATATTAAAACTGAATTAGGCTTAAAGGAACCTAATTTTTTCCAACAATCATTTGAAAGAAAAAATATAGCGTACATGGTTTTCGAAATTGAAGACAAATTGTACCGGGTTGAACAAATTTTAAAGAAAAACCCACAACCGTCCATAATATATGTACGAAACAGAAAATCCTGTTTAAACATATCAACCCAATTACAATCGTTAGGATTTCGTGCTACTTATTATCACGGTGGACTTTCTGCCAAAGAAAAAGACAAAAACATGCAATTATGGATGTCTGAACAAGCGCAGGTCATTGTTGCCACAAATGCTTTTGGAATGGGGATCGACAAAGACAACGTAAAAACGGTCATTCACACACAGCTGCCTGAAAACTTAGAAAATTATTACCAGGAATCCGGAAGAGCGGGACGAAATGGAGAAAAAGCTTTCTCTATTTTACTTTATAATAATTCTGATGCAAATCAGACAGAACAGCAGTTTTTAAGTGTTTTGCCAGACAAAAAGTTCTTAAAAACCATGTTTATAAAGCTTTGCAATTATTTTCAGATTGCTTATGGTGAAGGACTAGATGATTCTTTTTCTTTTAAATTAAACCATTTTTGCGATAAATATGATTTCCCTACATTAAAAACATACAACTCACTACAGTTTTTAAATCAACAAGGAATCATTACGCTTTCTCAGGAGTTTTCAGAGAAGATTACGATGCAGTTTTTAATCGAATCGAAAGAAGTGATCCGGTATATGAGCCTGAATCCAAATGACGAAGAAATCATTTTGGCAATTTTGAGAACGTATCCCGGAATTTACGAAATGAAAACACCCTTTAATCTTTCACTGATTGCTAAAAAATCACATCATACAGAAGAAGAGGTTTTGGCTGTTTTAGAAAAGCTGAAAGAAAAAGAAATCATCGAATACAAATCAAAAAATAATGATGCTACCATTTTATTCAATGAAGTCCGGGAAGATGATCTTACTATAAACAGGGTTTCAAAATATCTGGAAAAACAGAATCAGCTAAAAAAAGAACAATTACTATCTGTCCTGCATTATATAAAAGAAAATAAAACCTGCAAAAACAGATTGGTTTTAGATTATTTTGGAGAAGAAACTATGGAAAATTGCGGGGTGTGCTCCTATTGCATTACTCAAAAAGGAAAAATCACAGAAGCCGATTCAATTGCTGATAAAATCCTGCATTTATTGAAAACAACTGCATTAACTTCGCGGGAAATTCAAAATAAGATAAAACTGGATACAAAAGATGTTTTATCAGCCATCCAGCAATTATTAGAAAACAATCATATCGTTATTTTGACGAACAATAAATACACTTTAAAAACCTAA
- the fmt gene encoding methionyl-tRNA formyltransferase, translated as MEKLRIIFMGTPEFAVGILDTILKNNYEVAGVITAADKPAGRGQKIKYSAVKEYALANNLTLLQPTNLKDKDFLAELKALNANLQIVVAFRMLPKVVWEMPQFGTFNLHASLLPNYRGAAPINWAIINGETKTGVTTFFIDDKIDTGAMILNSEIAIEPEENAGQLHDRLMHLGSKTVIDTLKVIENGNVSTTIQEDSDDIKTAYKLNKENCKIDWTKSGIEINNLIRGLSPYPASWCFLKDKNEEISIKIYEAKLVSEAHSLESGKLISGKKELKVAVKDGFLQLVSLQLPGKKRMQVAELLNGVSFSEDAKLY; from the coding sequence ATGGAAAAATTACGAATTATATTTATGGGAACTCCCGAATTTGCAGTTGGCATTCTGGACACCATTCTTAAAAACAATTATGAAGTTGCCGGCGTTATTACAGCAGCAGACAAACCAGCTGGACGCGGACAAAAAATAAAATATTCAGCAGTAAAAGAATATGCACTGGCCAACAACCTTACATTATTACAGCCAACCAATTTAAAAGACAAAGACTTTTTAGCCGAGTTAAAAGCGCTGAATGCCAATTTGCAGATAGTAGTTGCTTTTAGAATGCTTCCAAAAGTAGTCTGGGAAATGCCACAATTTGGAACTTTTAATCTTCATGCATCCCTATTACCAAATTATCGCGGCGCAGCGCCAATAAACTGGGCTATCATTAATGGAGAAACAAAAACAGGTGTTACTACTTTTTTTATAGATGATAAAATTGACACAGGCGCAATGATTTTAAACTCAGAGATTGCTATTGAGCCGGAAGAAAATGCGGGACAATTACATGACCGATTAATGCATTTAGGAAGCAAAACTGTTATTGACACCTTAAAAGTGATTGAAAACGGAAATGTAAGCACCACCATCCAGGAAGATAGTGACGATATTAAAACAGCCTATAAATTAAATAAAGAAAACTGCAAAATAGACTGGACAAAGTCCGGAATCGAAATAAACAATCTGATACGCGGGTTAAGTCCATATCCTGCATCCTGGTGTTTTCTGAAAGACAAAAATGAAGAAATAAGTATCAAAATATATGAAGCAAAACTGGTTTCAGAAGCACATTCACTAGAATCCGGCAAACTGATTTCCGGCAAAAAAGAGCTAAAAGTTGCAGTTAAGGATGGTTTTTTACAGTTAGTGAGCTTACAATTACCGGGCAAAAAAAGGATGCAGGTAGCAGAATTATTAAATGGAGTATCTTTTTCTGAGGATGCAAAACTTTATTAA
- a CDS encoding HU family DNA-binding protein, which translates to MNKSELIDAIAADAGITKAAAKLALESFLGNVGTTLKKGGRISLVGFGSWSVSARAARDGRNPQTGKTIKIAAKNVVKFKAGAELEAAVN; encoded by the coding sequence ATGAACAAATCAGAATTAATCGATGCTATCGCTGCTGATGCAGGAATTACAAAAGCTGCGGCGAAATTAGCTTTAGAGTCTTTTTTAGGTAATGTAGGTACTACTTTGAAAAAAGGTGGAAGAATTTCATTAGTAGGATTTGGATCTTGGTCAGTATCTGCAAGAGCTGCAAGAGACGGTAGAAACCCACAAACTGGAAAAACTATCAAAATTGCTGCTAAGAATGTTGTAAAATTCAAAGCTGGAGCTGAATTAGAAGCAGCTGTAAACTAA
- a CDS encoding YqgE/AlgH family protein: MISEKLKKGHLLIAEPSIIGDLSFNRSVILLADHNKEGSIGFIINKPLKYTINDLIPEIDANFKIYNGGPVEQDNLYFIHNIPELIPNSVEISNGIYWGGDFESTKDLINDGSIHKNNIRFFLGYTGWDENQLENEMQGNSWIITDNTYKNKIIGKSATHFWKEQIMELGGDYLIWSNAPENPYLN; encoded by the coding sequence ATGATTTCAGAAAAATTAAAAAAAGGACACCTGCTTATTGCCGAGCCTTCAATAATTGGAGATTTATCATTTAACAGATCGGTAATTTTATTAGCAGACCATAACAAAGAAGGATCAATAGGTTTTATCATTAATAAGCCGTTAAAATACACTATTAATGACTTAATACCTGAAATTGATGCGAATTTCAAAATATACAATGGGGGGCCTGTAGAGCAGGATAACCTATATTTTATTCACAACATCCCTGAATTAATCCCAAATAGTGTCGAAATCTCTAATGGAATTTATTGGGGTGGTGATTTTGAATCGACTAAAGACTTAATAAACGACGGATCCATTCACAAAAACAACATTCGTTTTTTCTTAGGTTATACAGGTTGGGACGAAAATCAGCTTGAGAATGAAATGCAGGGGAATTCATGGATCATAACCGATAATACTTATAAAAACAAAATTATCGGAAAATCTGCCACTCATTTTTGGAAAGAGCAAATTATGGAGCTTGGAGGCGATTACCTCATCTGGTCAAATGCACCAGAGAATCCATATCTGAATTAA